One stretch of Croceibacterium atlanticum DNA includes these proteins:
- a CDS encoding ribonuclease D encodes MAIYFHEEDLPADALAPGAVAVDTETMGLITPRDRLCLLQISDGRGDEHLVRFAKDSSFDAPNLKAVLADPARTKLYHFARFDLAAIEYYLGVTAAPVFCTKIASKLTRTFTDRHGLKNIVSELLGEEISKQQQSSDWGAPVINDAQREYAASDVRYLHRLVEVFEERLAREGRRELAQACFDFLPTRARLDIAGWADKDIFSHEA; translated from the coding sequence ATGGCAATCTATTTCCACGAAGAAGACCTTCCCGCAGACGCACTGGCGCCCGGCGCAGTCGCGGTTGACACTGAAACCATGGGCCTGATCACGCCCCGTGACCGGCTGTGTCTGTTGCAGATCAGCGATGGCCGGGGGGATGAACATCTCGTGCGCTTCGCGAAGGACAGCAGTTTCGACGCGCCCAATCTCAAGGCTGTGCTGGCCGATCCGGCGCGGACCAAGCTCTATCACTTCGCGCGGTTCGACCTGGCGGCGATCGAATATTATCTGGGCGTCACCGCCGCACCGGTATTCTGCACCAAGATCGCCAGCAAGCTGACCCGCACCTTCACCGATCGGCACGGACTGAAGAATATCGTCAGCGAATTGCTGGGCGAGGAGATTTCCAAGCAGCAGCAGTCGAGCGATTGGGGTGCGCCGGTCATCAACGATGCGCAGCGCGAATATGCCGCATCCGATGTGCGCTATCTCCACCGACTGGTGGAAGTATTCGAGGAACGTCTGGCCCGTGAAGGGCGGCGGGAACTGGCACAGGCCTGTTTCGATTTCCTACCCACACGCGCCAGGCTGGATATTGCCGGCTGGGCGGACAAGGACATCTTCAGCCACGAGGCTTGA
- a CDS encoding TauD/TfdA dioxygenase family protein, with the protein MGIRPLHPLFAAEMHGADFTGHPTVQLIESVERAMARFGVLVIRGADITDEQQKIFSRAFGPLELPSRRNDAQPMPCGERVFDPTMFYAGNLDRDGRIISYGAEEGKLSRGAERFHTDSSFHSMPTKWSLLRGHETPPPEAGGDTWFADTRAAYDALPEELKERIDRLVGLHDFWEGRRRAGLKGEITPEMRRMIPFPAVQHDLVRTLDDGRKSLFIGGHCTGVVGMDEEEGRELVEHLYAHATQDRFIYRHQWRQHDLVIWDNRCTMHAATPLLSNEYRRDMRRTTINESGPEISAFEWMGLAEEG; encoded by the coding sequence GTGGGAATCAGGCCCTTGCACCCGCTATTCGCGGCCGAAATGCACGGTGCCGACTTCACCGGGCACCCAACAGTCCAGCTGATCGAATCTGTCGAGCGCGCCATGGCACGTTTCGGCGTGCTCGTCATTCGCGGCGCCGATATTACCGATGAACAGCAGAAGATCTTCAGCCGTGCGTTTGGCCCGCTGGAACTGCCCAGCCGCAGGAATGACGCGCAACCGATGCCCTGCGGGGAGCGAGTGTTCGACCCCACAATGTTCTATGCCGGCAATCTGGACCGGGACGGACGGATCATCTCATACGGCGCGGAAGAGGGGAAATTGTCACGCGGGGCGGAACGGTTCCATACGGACAGTTCATTCCATTCCATGCCGACGAAATGGTCATTGCTGCGCGGCCATGAAACGCCGCCGCCCGAAGCCGGAGGCGATACATGGTTTGCCGATACACGCGCCGCCTATGACGCATTGCCGGAAGAGCTGAAGGAGCGAATCGATCGGCTGGTCGGTCTGCACGATTTCTGGGAAGGCCGCCGCCGTGCCGGGCTGAAAGGGGAAATCACGCCGGAAATGCGGCGCATGATCCCCTTCCCCGCGGTGCAGCACGATCTGGTCCGCACACTGGACGATGGGCGCAAATCACTGTTCATCGGTGGCCATTGCACAGGTGTGGTGGGAATGGACGAGGAAGAGGGCCGCGAACTGGTGGAACATCTCTACGCCCACGCCACGCAGGACCGTTTCATCTATCGCCATCAGTGGCGACAGCACGATCTCGTGATCTGGGACAATCGCTGCACCATGCATGCGGCAACGCCATTGCTTTCCAACGAATATCGCCGCGACATGCGCAGGACGACCATCAATGAGAGCGGGCCGGAAATCTCCGCCTTCGAATGGATGGGCCTGGCCGAAGAGGGATGA
- a CDS encoding LptA/OstA family protein: MDIAPNPRPHSLKRIAMRSLLGGFAAAAIAGLGFQSLAGAQGFAGFNANQPIDFAADRIELQDRQDRVVLSGDVVFTQGNLRLTAGRTTVSYSNEERLQIQRIDATGGVTVTRGGEQASGAAGIYDFNRRVIILSGGVTLKRDGDTLNGGRLVIDLRSGVASVDGRGSTPSGESAGGRVTGTFSVPEDE; the protein is encoded by the coding sequence ATGGACATCGCGCCCAATCCTCGCCCGCATTCGCTGAAGCGGATCGCCATGCGTTCGCTGCTGGGCGGATTCGCGGCGGCGGCGATTGCCGGTCTGGGGTTCCAGTCCCTTGCCGGGGCGCAGGGCTTTGCCGGGTTCAACGCCAACCAGCCGATCGATTTTGCCGCGGACCGGATCGAATTGCAGGACCGGCAGGATCGCGTCGTCCTGTCTGGCGATGTGGTTTTCACGCAGGGAAATCTGCGGCTGACGGCAGGGCGCACCACCGTTTCCTATTCCAACGAGGAACGGCTGCAGATCCAGCGGATAGATGCCACTGGCGGCGTCACGGTGACGCGCGGCGGGGAACAGGCAAGCGGCGCGGCGGGCATTTATGATTTCAACCGGCGGGTGATCATCCTTTCCGGCGGTGTCACGCTGAAGCGCGATGGCGATACGTTGAACGGGGGCCGACTGGTGATCGACCTGCGCAGCGGGGTGGCCAGCGTGGATGGCCGGGGCAGCACGCCTTCGGGCGAAAGCGCGGGGGGCCGCGTTACCGGCACCTTCTCCGTTCCCGAGGACGAGTGA
- a CDS encoding MarR family winged helix-turn-helix transcriptional regulator, protein MTKSGEIAREQMDWGILSGSVGPRIRLLRNAMQMRSISASAPYGLPTGSLTVLALVAANPGSSQIALARQAGINKSGLVGIVDELERRGLAARDRSQSDRRRNTLRVTPEGEEMMNTLFALVTEQEAPIRDALGAKDMALLISLVDRAITALEESEEA, encoded by the coding sequence ATGACAAAGTCCGGCGAGATCGCGCGTGAGCAGATGGATTGGGGTATCCTGTCCGGCTCCGTGGGTCCGCGTATCCGCTTGCTCCGTAACGCCATGCAAATGCGGTCTATTTCCGCGTCGGCCCCCTATGGCTTGCCAACCGGCTCTCTGACCGTTCTGGCCCTGGTTGCGGCCAATCCCGGTTCTTCGCAAATTGCGCTTGCCCGGCAGGCGGGCATCAACAAGTCCGGCCTGGTGGGCATTGTGGATGAATTGGAACGTCGCGGGCTGGCTGCGCGCGACCGTTCCCAGTCCGACCGCCGGCGCAACACATTGCGCGTCACGCCGGAAGGCGAGGAAATGATGAACACGCTGTTCGCTCTGGTGACCGAACAGGAAGCGCCGATCCGTGATGCGCTGGGCGCGAAGGATATGGCGTTGCTGATTTCGCTGGTCGACCGCGCGATTACCGCGCTGGAAGAAAGCGAAGAAGCCTAG
- a CDS encoding agmatine deiminase family protein, producing MTLHMPAEFAPQDWIWIGFPHDEREWPGVLHRAQEQIAAFANAVAETGQEVRLVVRDAANEMRARDLVSGAVTCERHVYGDIWLRDTGPLVLPDGKGGRIARRFGFNGWGGKFEMEGDHTVGAALAASAGLPCDSTDWVLEGGAIDTDGTGLAVTTEQCLLNPNRNPGLSKDEIAANLARDLGFERILWLGDGLLNDHTDGHVDNLARFVAPGRLALPLPSGPDDPNAAIYADARARALDFGLDVADVPSPGMMGEGDHVEPASYMNFAICSDIVIVPIYGSVHDEDGVAAVRELFPHRAVIGLMADAVLAGGGSFHCASQHVPSLA from the coding sequence ATGACATTGCATATGCCGGCGGAATTCGCCCCGCAGGACTGGATCTGGATCGGCTTCCCGCATGACGAGCGGGAATGGCCGGGCGTGCTGCACCGCGCGCAGGAACAGATTGCCGCTTTTGCCAATGCCGTCGCCGAAACCGGGCAGGAAGTGCGGCTGGTTGTTCGCGATGCCGCAAACGAGATGCGCGCGCGCGATCTGGTCAGCGGCGCGGTGACATGTGAACGCCACGTCTATGGCGATATCTGGTTGCGCGATACCGGGCCGCTGGTCCTGCCCGATGGCAAGGGCGGGCGCATTGCCCGTCGTTTCGGCTTCAACGGCTGGGGCGGCAAGTTCGAGATGGAGGGCGATCACACGGTTGGCGCCGCGCTGGCAGCATCTGCCGGTCTGCCATGCGACAGCACCGACTGGGTGCTGGAAGGCGGCGCGATTGACACGGACGGCACCGGCCTTGCCGTCACCACCGAACAATGCCTGCTCAACCCGAACCGCAATCCCGGCCTCAGCAAGGACGAGATTGCCGCCAACCTGGCGCGGGATCTGGGGTTCGAACGGATATTGTGGCTGGGCGATGGATTGCTGAACGATCACACGGATGGCCATGTCGATAATCTGGCGCGTTTCGTGGCGCCCGGCCGGCTCGCCCTGCCGCTGCCCAGCGGGCCGGATGATCCCAATGCCGCGATCTATGCCGATGCGCGGGCCCGCGCCCTGGATTTCGGCCTGGATGTTGCGGATGTCCCCTCTCCCGGCATGATGGGTGAAGGCGATCATGTGGAACCGGCCAGTTACATGAATTTCGCCATCTGCAGCGATATCGTGATCGTGCCGATCTACGGTTCGGTTCATGACGAGGATGGCGTGGCTGCCGTGCGCGAACTGTTTCCGCACCGGGCGGTAATCGGCCTTATGGCCGATGCCGTGCTGGCCGGCGGGGGCAGTTTCCATTGCGCCAGCCAGCATGTCCCCTCTCTCGCCTAG
- the lptC gene encoding LPS export ABC transporter periplasmic protein LptC — protein MTKQADHLRDRRRTFAAPGSPLDRIVRWLAIGLPALVGAVAATMLIAPLSPRGEVSFLLDRNKVAIAEDRLRVDHAIYRGDDRRGRPFSLSAGQAVQRSASVPVVELNDLTARLLLSEGPAVLSAASGEYDIDQETVRIDGVVQFRAADGYTMSASNVSADLPERVVTGDGRVEGQTPAGTFSADRMRADLSEHTVTLIGNARLRMTPSKMRTR, from the coding sequence ATGACCAAGCAGGCTGACCACCTCCGCGACAGGCGCCGCACCTTCGCCGCGCCCGGCAGCCCGCTGGACCGGATCGTGCGCTGGCTGGCCATCGGCCTGCCTGCACTGGTGGGGGCGGTGGCGGCAACCATGCTGATCGCCCCGCTCAGCCCGCGGGGGGAGGTCAGCTTCCTGCTTGATCGCAACAAGGTCGCGATCGCTGAAGACAGGCTGCGGGTCGACCACGCCATTTATCGCGGGGATGACCGGCGGGGGCGTCCGTTCTCGCTTTCGGCCGGCCAGGCGGTGCAGCGCAGCGCCAGCGTGCCCGTGGTCGAACTGAACGATCTTACCGCCCGGCTGCTGCTGTCCGAAGGCCCGGCAGTGCTAAGTGCCGCATCGGGCGAATACGATATCGACCAGGAAACCGTGAGGATCGACGGTGTGGTCCAGTTCCGGGCCGCCGATGGCTATACCATGTCGGCCAGCAATGTTTCAGCCGACCTGCCGGAACGGGTTGTAACCGGCGATGGCCGCGTGGAAGGGCAAACCCCGGCTGGCACTTTCTCGGCCGACCGGATGCGTGCCGACCTGTCCGAACACACGGTAACGCTGATCGGGAATGCAAGGCTGCGCATGACCCCGTCGAAGATGCGTACACGATGA
- a CDS encoding aldehyde dehydrogenase family protein, translating into MSTQPTATDLSQEIARVFALQQAHQWDVKASGAEERKAKLQRLKDSVEAHADDIVAAVLEDTRKPEGEIRVTEVMNIVGNIQRNIDNLDEWMKPTEVTPSNNPDDRAQIIYEARGVCLVLGPWNFPLGLTLGPVAAAIAAGNCCMIKLTDLCPATARIAKVIIEECFEENEIALFEGDVSVAEALLDLPFNHIFFTGSTRVGKIVMAAAAKHLATVTLELGGKSPVIIDDGANIEGIGAALAAAKQFNGGQACISPDYVFVKEDKQAQLVESFKANVQKNLYNEDGSLKKESIAQIVNKANFDRVKGMFDDAVEKGATVAAGGTFEEEDLTIHPTMLTNVTPQMKILQDEIFAPVIPVMTYDSLDQAIDYIDARDKPLALYMFSPNEDNVARVLNRTSSGGTTINGVFSHYLENNLPFGGVNASGMGSYHGYFGFKAFSHERAVYRHTA; encoded by the coding sequence ATGTCTACTCAGCCCACAGCAACCGACCTGTCACAGGAAATCGCCCGTGTCTTCGCCCTGCAGCAGGCGCACCAGTGGGACGTCAAAGCCTCCGGCGCGGAAGAGCGGAAGGCGAAGCTGCAGCGACTGAAGGATTCGGTTGAAGCCCATGCGGACGATATCGTCGCCGCCGTGCTGGAAGATACACGCAAGCCGGAAGGCGAAATCCGCGTGACCGAGGTGATGAACATTGTCGGCAATATCCAGCGCAATATCGACAATCTCGATGAATGGATGAAGCCTACCGAAGTCACGCCGTCCAACAATCCGGATGACCGGGCGCAGATCATCTATGAAGCGCGCGGCGTGTGCCTGGTGCTGGGTCCCTGGAACTTCCCGCTGGGCCTGACGCTGGGGCCGGTGGCCGCGGCGATTGCAGCGGGCAATTGCTGCATGATCAAGCTGACCGATCTGTGCCCGGCCACGGCGCGTATCGCCAAGGTCATCATCGAGGAATGTTTCGAAGAGAATGAAATCGCCCTGTTTGAAGGCGATGTCAGCGTGGCGGAGGCCCTGCTGGACCTGCCCTTCAACCACATCTTCTTCACCGGCAGCACGCGCGTGGGCAAGATCGTGATGGCCGCCGCGGCCAAACACCTTGCCACCGTCACGCTGGAACTGGGCGGCAAGAGCCCGGTCATCATCGACGATGGCGCGAATATCGAAGGTATCGGTGCCGCGCTGGCTGCCGCCAAGCAGTTCAATGGCGGCCAGGCCTGTATTTCGCCCGATTATGTCTTCGTGAAGGAAGACAAGCAGGCGCAACTGGTCGAATCCTTCAAGGCCAATGTGCAGAAGAACCTCTATAACGAGGACGGATCGCTCAAGAAGGAAAGTATCGCGCAGATCGTCAACAAGGCCAATTTCGACCGCGTGAAGGGCATGTTCGACGATGCGGTGGAAAAGGGTGCGACCGTGGCCGCCGGTGGCACGTTCGAGGAAGAAGACCTCACCATCCACCCGACCATGCTGACCAATGTCACCCCGCAGATGAAGATCCTGCAGGATGAAATCTTCGCGCCGGTCATCCCGGTGATGACTTATGACAGCCTGGATCAGGCAATCGATTATATCGATGCGCGCGACAAGCCGCTGGCTCTGTATATGTTCAGCCCGAATGAGGATAATGTCGCCCGGGTGCTCAACCGCACGTCATCCGGCGGCACGACGATCAATGGCGTGTTCTCCCACTATCTGGAAAACAACCTGCCCTTTGGCGGCGTGAATGCCAGCGGCATGGGCAGCTATCACGGCTATTTCGGCTTCAAGGCGTTCAGCCACGAACGCGCCGTGTACCGCCACACGGCCTGA
- a CDS encoding uracil-DNA glycosylase — protein MSESVPESWRKPLEPVLTNREARQLGGWLRAEEDAGKQVFPPRGQRLRALELTPLDSVKVVILGQDPYHGPGQAHGLSFSVPEGVKQPPSLVNIFKELRSDLGVTPPADGNLERWAKQGVLLLNNSLTVESGKAGSHAGRGWEAVTDAAVAAVAQRAEPCVFILWGSHAQSKAARIPELASSDRHLIIRSPHPSPLSAHRGFFGSRPFSRANAFLEEQGCGAIDW, from the coding sequence ATGAGCGAAAGCGTGCCTGAAAGCTGGCGGAAGCCGCTTGAACCCGTGCTGACCAACCGTGAAGCGCGCCAGTTGGGCGGCTGGCTGCGGGCAGAAGAAGATGCCGGCAAGCAGGTATTCCCGCCGCGTGGACAGCGCCTGCGCGCATTGGAACTGACCCCGCTGGATTCGGTGAAAGTGGTGATCCTGGGGCAGGATCCCTATCACGGGCCAGGGCAGGCGCATGGCTTGTCCTTTTCCGTGCCGGAAGGCGTGAAGCAGCCACCGTCCCTGGTGAATATTTTCAAGGAATTGCGCAGCGATCTGGGCGTGACGCCGCCGGCCGATGGCAATCTGGAACGGTGGGCGAAACAGGGCGTCCTGCTGCTCAACAATTCGCTGACCGTGGAAAGCGGCAAGGCCGGCAGCCATGCCGGGCGCGGCTGGGAAGCGGTTACCGATGCCGCGGTGGCGGCCGTGGCGCAGCGGGCTGAACCATGCGTTTTCATCCTGTGGGGCAGCCACGCCCAGTCCAAGGCGGCGCGGATACCGGAATTGGCGAGCAGTGACCGGCATCTGATAATCCGGTCCCCGCATCCCAGCCCGCTTTCCGCCCATCGCGGCTTTTTCGGATCGCGCCCTTTCAGCAGGGCGAACGCATTCCTGGAAGAACAAGGGTGCGGCGCGATAGACTGGTAG
- the thrS gene encoding threonine--tRNA ligase, which yields MSEMLKISLPDGSVREMPAGTTPADVAAAIGPGLAKAAIAARVNGEMRDINRPLEGDTELALITSRDEEEALELARHDYAHVLAEAVQALWPGTQITFGPATEDGFYYDVKAPDSRDPFSMDDLPAIEEKMREIIKADKPLHREVWSRQQLIDKWEREGETFKAEWAKELPEGEELSVYWSGTPNEEGSWLDMCRGPHLPSTGKLDPQAFKLMRVAGAYWRGDQRNAQLTRIYGTGWLNKKQLNAHLVRLEEAAKRDHRKLGSEMDLFHLQQEAHGSVFWHPQGFVIWRELEAYMRRAIDGAGYREVKTPQVMDAHQWEQSGHWGKYRENMFVIPDEVPNTEDEGDIISGEADWMALKPMNCPAHVLIFKQGIKSYRDLPLRIYENGCCHRNEPHGALHGLMRVRQFTQDDAHIFCREDQIVEEVRKFCELADRVYRDFGFSYSIKLALRPERRFGTDEMWDQAEAELRDAVVRAGLATEEYGWEELPGEGAFYAPKLEWHLTDAIGRTWQVGTIQSDRVLPERLDATYVAEDGERHRPIMLHRAIFGSYERFIGILIEHFAGKLPLWLAPVQAVVATIVSDADDYAKEAVAKLQAAGIRVESDLRNEKINYKVREHSVKKVPHLLVVGKREAEEGTVAMRTLGEKEQKFLSLDEAIALLKEGATAPDLR from the coding sequence ATGAGCGAAATGTTGAAAATCAGCCTGCCCGACGGTTCGGTTCGCGAGATGCCGGCCGGAACCACCCCTGCCGATGTGGCGGCGGCAATCGGCCCCGGCCTCGCCAAGGCGGCGATTGCCGCGCGCGTGAATGGCGAAATGCGGGACATCAACCGCCCGCTGGAAGGCGACACGGAACTGGCACTGATCACCAGCCGGGACGAGGAAGAGGCGCTGGAACTCGCCCGGCACGATTATGCCCATGTGCTGGCGGAAGCGGTGCAGGCCCTGTGGCCCGGCACACAGATCACTTTCGGCCCGGCGACCGAGGACGGGTTCTATTACGACGTAAAGGCGCCCGACAGCCGCGATCCCTTTTCCATGGATGACTTGCCCGCCATCGAGGAAAAGATGCGCGAGATCATCAAGGCCGACAAACCCTTGCACCGCGAGGTCTGGAGCCGCCAGCAGCTGATCGACAAGTGGGAAAGGGAAGGCGAAACCTTCAAGGCCGAATGGGCGAAGGAACTGCCCGAAGGCGAGGAGCTGTCCGTCTATTGGTCCGGCACCCCGAACGAGGAAGGTTCGTGGCTGGACATGTGCCGCGGGCCGCATCTTCCCAGCACGGGCAAGCTCGATCCGCAGGCTTTCAAGCTGATGCGCGTGGCCGGCGCCTATTGGCGGGGCGATCAGCGCAATGCGCAGCTGACGCGCATTTATGGCACGGGCTGGCTCAACAAGAAGCAGCTGAACGCGCATCTGGTTCGGCTGGAAGAAGCGGCCAAGCGCGATCACCGCAAGCTGGGTTCCGAAATGGACCTGTTCCACCTGCAGCAGGAGGCGCATGGCAGCGTCTTCTGGCATCCGCAGGGTTTTGTCATCTGGCGCGAGCTGGAAGCATATATGCGCCGCGCGATTGACGGTGCGGGCTATCGCGAAGTGAAGACGCCGCAGGTGATGGACGCCCACCAGTGGGAACAGTCCGGCCATTGGGGCAAATATCGGGAAAACATGTTCGTCATCCCCGACGAGGTGCCGAATACCGAAGATGAAGGCGACATAATCAGCGGCGAGGCCGACTGGATGGCGCTGAAGCCGATGAACTGCCCGGCGCATGTCCTGATCTTCAAACAGGGCATCAAGTCCTATCGCGACCTGCCCCTGCGCATCTACGAAAATGGCTGCTGCCACCGTAACGAACCGCATGGCGCGCTGCATGGGCTGATGCGCGTGCGCCAGTTCACCCAGGACGATGCGCATATCTTCTGCCGCGAAGACCAGATCGTGGAAGAAGTGCGCAAGTTCTGCGAACTGGCGGACCGGGTCTATCGCGATTTCGGCTTTTCCTATTCGATCAAGCTGGCCCTGCGGCCCGAACGCCGTTTCGGCACGGACGAAATGTGGGACCAGGCAGAGGCGGAATTGCGCGATGCGGTGGTCCGCGCCGGATTGGCGACGGAAGAATATGGCTGGGAAGAACTGCCCGGCGAAGGCGCCTTTTATGCGCCAAAGCTGGAATGGCACCTGACCGACGCGATCGGCCGCACCTGGCAGGTCGGCACGATCCAGTCCGACCGCGTGCTGCCCGAACGGCTGGATGCGACCTATGTGGCGGAGGATGGCGAACGCCACCGCCCGATCATGCTGCACCGCGCGATCTTCGGTTCCTATGAACGCTTCATCGGCATCCTGATCGAACATTTCGCCGGCAAGCTGCCGCTGTGGCTGGCGCCGGTTCAGGCCGTGGTGGCCACGATCGTTTCAGACGCGGATGATTATGCGAAGGAAGCCGTCGCCAAACTGCAGGCCGCGGGCATTCGCGTGGAAAGCGATCTTCGCAATGAAAAGATCAATTACAAGGTCCGCGAACACTCGGTGAAAAAGGTCCCGCATCTGCTGGTGGTCGGGAAGAGAGAGGCCGAGGAAGGCACGGTCGCCATGCGCACGCTGGGCGAAAAGGAACAGAAATTCCTCTCCCTTGATGAAGCGATTGCCCTGCTGAAGGAAGGCGCCACCGCGCCGGACCTTCGCTGA
- a CDS encoding 1-phosphofructokinase family hexose kinase: protein MPTIATLTMNPTIDVAYEVNQVRHTHKMRGRKANYDPGGGGINVARVFGRLQGNANCYYLSGGAAGAMLDVLLNQRCFVRKPIQIAGNTRIATNIFERSTGHEFRFVPPGPEVTAAEADACLSALAEAEGQFLVASGSLPPGVPVDFYAKVGEIARKRGIRMVLDSSGDALRAGLSAGNVYLVKPSESELAGLVGRDLDTVEEIESAALQVVESGQAEMVAVTLGANGAMLVSNTGSLFLPSLKVEVKSATGAGDSFLAAMLYRLAVGDDPPDAFRYGMAAGAAAAITAGTDLCFPEDIERFHAQYADIAAS from the coding sequence ATGCCGACGATCGCAACGCTGACCATGAACCCGACGATCGACGTCGCCTATGAGGTCAATCAGGTTCGTCATACGCACAAGATGCGCGGGCGGAAGGCGAATTACGATCCCGGCGGGGGCGGCATCAATGTCGCCCGCGTCTTCGGCCGGCTGCAAGGCAATGCCAATTGCTATTACCTGTCCGGCGGCGCCGCGGGTGCCATGCTGGACGTATTGCTGAACCAGCGCTGCTTCGTGCGCAAGCCGATCCAGATCGCGGGTAATACCCGTATCGCGACCAATATTTTCGAACGCTCGACCGGCCATGAATTCCGCTTCGTCCCGCCGGGGCCGGAAGTTACCGCCGCGGAAGCCGATGCCTGCCTGTCCGCCCTGGCCGAAGCTGAAGGGCAGTTCCTGGTCGCCAGTGGATCCCTGCCGCCCGGCGTGCCGGTGGATTTCTATGCCAAAGTCGGGGAAATCGCCCGCAAGCGCGGTATCCGGATGGTGCTGGACAGTTCAGGCGATGCGCTGCGTGCCGGGCTGAGCGCGGGCAATGTCTATCTGGTCAAGCCCAGCGAAAGCGAGCTGGCCGGCCTGGTCGGCCGCGACCTGGACACGGTAGAGGAAATCGAATCCGCCGCCCTGCAGGTGGTGGAATCCGGGCAGGCGGAAATGGTCGCCGTCACTCTGGGCGCGAATGGGGCAATGCTGGTTTCCAATACCGGCAGCCTGTTCCTGCCTTCCCTGAAAGTGGAAGTAAAAAGCGCCACGGGCGCAGGCGACAGCTTTCTGGCAGCCATGCTTTATCGCCTTGCGGTGGGGGACGATCCGCCAGACGCATTCCGTTACGGCATGGCGGCCGGCGCGGCGGCTGCGATCACCGCCGGCACCGATCTCTGCTTCCCTGAAGATATCGAGCGGTTCCACGCCCAATATGCGGATATCGCCGCGAGCTAG